The segment TcccaggttgtgtatatgtactcccaggttctgtATGTGTACTCCCAGTGTAGTCCCAGgctgtatatgtactcccaggttgtgtatatgtactcccaggttctgtatatgtactcccaggttctgtatatgtactcccaggttcgtgtatatgtactcccaggttgtgtatatgtactcccaggttgtgtatatgtactcccaggttgtgtatatgtactcccaggttctgtatatgtactcccaggttctgtatgtgtactcccaggttctgtatatgtactcccaggttctgtatatgtactcccaggttctgtgtgtgtactcccaggttctgtatatgtactcccaggttctgtgtgtgtactcccaggttctgtatgtgtactcccaggttgtgtatatgtactcccaggttgtgtatatgtactcccaggttgtgtatatgtactcccaggatgtgtatatgtactcccaggttctgtatatgtactcccaggttgtgtatatgtactcccaggttgtgtatatgtactcccaggttctgtatatgtactcccaggttgtgtatatgtactcccaggttgtgtatatgtactcccaggttgtgtatatgtactcccaggttctgtatgtgtactcccaggttctgtatatgtactcccaggttctgtatatgtactcccaggttgtgtgtgtgtactcccaggttctgtatatgtactcccaggttctgtatatgtactcccaggttctgtATGTGTACTCCCAGGTcgtgtatatgtactcccaggttgtgtatatgtactcccaggttgtgtatatgtactcccaggatgtgtatatgtactcccaggttctgtatatgtactcccaggttgtgtatatgtactctcaggttgtgtatatgtactcccaggttctgtatatgtactcccaggttgtgtatatgtactcccaggttgtgtatatgtactcccaggttgtgtatatgtactcccaggttgtgtatatgtactcccaggttctgtatatgtactcccaggttctgtatatgtactcccaggttctgtatgtgtactcccaggt is part of the Oncorhynchus keta strain PuntledgeMale-10-30-2019 unplaced genomic scaffold, Oket_V2 Un_contig_29032_pilon_pilon, whole genome shotgun sequence genome and harbors:
- the LOC127923255 gene encoding uncharacterized protein LOC127923255, translating into MYSQVVYMYSQVVYMYSQVLYMYSQVLYVYSQVLYMYSQVLYMYSQVLCVYSQVLYMYSQVLCVYSQVLYVYSQVVYMYSQVVYMYSQVVYMYSQDVYMYSQVLYMYSQVVYMYSQVVYMYSQVVYMYSQVVYMYSQVVYMYSQVVYMYSQVLYMYSQVLYMYSQVLYVYSQVLYMYSQVLYMYSQVLYVYSQVVYMYSQVVYMYSQVVYMYSQVVYMYSQVVYMYSQVLYMYSQVLYMYSQVL